The Tripterygium wilfordii isolate XIE 37 chromosome 23, ASM1340144v1, whole genome shotgun sequence genomic sequence AATAAGAAGTATTAATTAGCACACTAATCTAGTAACCTCCCCTGCCGCAAAATACTCTGCTGCTTTTTCATAGACAGAACATAAGAAATTCATCTCACTCCCTCGGAAGAGAGACACATTCGGATCAAAAGACAGTTTTTTTCATGATCAATTTCTCCGATGTTTGTTATTCTCAACAAAAAGTGGCGATGATGatcatcaatatcaatcaaactagaacaaaatcaaaaaacagaggaaaattAAGAGATTAATTAAACAACTAAGTGGCAGAGCTTACTCTATCTAACAGTACTTATTAATCCACCAAGAGatcaagaagatgaagaagacccATTAGTCCCAACATGAATCTCAATCCCGTGGACCTTATTCTCATAATTTCCGTTGTTGTTTGCGGCGGCGATGGCGGTTGTGGGAGCAGTGTCAATTCGAGACCCATTAACATCTCTTTTACCGAAAGTGTTCTTGTTGTTGTGCATCCACACCTTCAAAACCCCTTTAGCGATCCCAATTTCGTTGCAGAACTCGTGAACCAAATCCTCGTCTCTCTTCTGCATCTTCCACCCGACTCGCTCCGCAAACTCGCACATTTTCTCTTTCTGGGTTTGTGTGAATTTCGTCCTGAATCGCTTTCTGGTGTTAGGACTCCCAGATTGGTTGAAATTTGTTGGGTCTTGCGGACCCGAAATGCCGCCGGAGAGAGCGAGTAGCATGTGAGGCGCTGAAGGGTAATAGGAGGACGAGATCGGCGGAGGAGATGCTGAATTGGGGCTCCGATGACCCGATTGCGGCACCGATTGCAGCGGAGGTGGTGGGTGGTGGCGGTGGTGAGGCTGGTACACTATCGTGGTTGTAGTATTAGGAGGTAGTGGCGTCAAAGGGTCATCCGGGTCACGGCGGTGGAAGTTGCGGTGGCAACCACATGCAGCACATTTTAGCGAGGTGGGGTCGGTTGGGGTGGCGGAAGGAGAAGACATGAACTCACCACACCCATCAAGAGCATGACCACCTAATGTAGCCGCGTGGTTCTTCTGACAGTCTTTGTATATTACCACCACcggttggtggtggtggaggtggtgacGCTTGAGAACTCCGTTAGTAAAGCTCTTAGTGGGTCGGATCCGGGTGGGTGTTTCAGTGTCAAGTTCAGGGGATTTAGGACCAACTGTATTTGGGGTTATCTCCATATTGGCTCAAACATCTATggttttttaaagaaaaagcaCAGAAGATTTAAttggggttagggttttgaagaAACTAAGTATAAAATAACACAAGCCATAGAAGTTGTGGTTAGGTGGTATGCGAGAGCTTGAAAAAGTTTATGGTGGTTGTGGtggagggaggaggaggaggaggagatggagatggtggGAGtgtatttgatgatgatgatgtgcagTGATGAGGGATGATAATAAAAACATGGGTTTTTGTGGTTGTCcttcttaagtcttaacaccCACTTGAtgttttttaacttttaacccTGGTTATAATCTATGGTTAAGAAGATATGGACGGGCCCACTTAGGGTTATATATGCTAATGTCATACATATGCCTAGGGTAAGGGATTACCTTATCTAAACACATTTTTTTCGAAAATATTAAgatttcaataattattatctCATTTGatgtatataaaattttataGGTATAATTCGATAGTTGGATTACCAATTGCATGGGATCTCCaccataattgttttttttggcTCCTCTTGCTAAGGTCCGAGTCCTAAGTCATTAACTCGGTCTGGACTGGGTTGACTCGGGTGTTGGGGGCAATAATTTGATTGTGGTAAAACATCAACAACAGTAGCAGGAGGTGCCTGCAATTCTGAAACATTTGACTGCAATAAACACTAAAATTTTggtaattttattttgtaatgATGGAATTACATTTTTACCTCGATGAGGTGAAAAAAGAGGAGCTAAAAAGAAGGGTAAAATGGTGTTTTCAATAGTGTAGGTCACTACGAGCCTAAAAATTAGAGGTATTTTTGTCGAATTTTAGGGCTAAATTGGATTTTAGTTTTCTGGGCAGATgtggtttggttttgttttgggACTAAAAAGACCTTGATCACGTGTTGGAAATACCGAATTAGTAGAACCTAATTTTGGAATTTAGTGCAATGTtggtaataataatgataaatcatcATGATTAACACgctaaaagaaagaaattaagagACACGTGTTAATATAAAAACTACGTGGCCACATGTACATTATGAACCGGATGCTCCCCCAATCCATCTTTGAGTGCTAATAATGAACAATGTGTCTGGCAAATTGAGACTAAAAGAGCTTCTAAGTGTATctcaccaaaaaaaatgaaacaattaGGGTGTAAACGGTTAAGTTTTTTTCTCGattttttgatatgaatttaatcgaATCGACGATCGATAATCGACGATCGATTATTGATCGATTATTAACCGATTGAAAAATTCAACTATCCGTCGATTCAGTTATTTCAGTAGTTTTGTATGATTTGGTTATTTCAATAATTTTATACAACCCTAAAAACAACATATCAACATGGTTTTGTGAAGATAAAAATGGCCAAAAGCGAgcgatctatatatatatatatataactcacAAGTattagaaaggaaagaaagattGTTGTGTGATTTCATTAGGAGTACATATGCAATGATTATTTGTCAAATCCTAATGTCACCTTAAGCCTATCCTTTGACACTAATAAACAAACACAACGCATGCCTGCCCCTCCAAGTCAAGTTGCAAAATCTACAATGGAATATTGCTTTGCGAGACAAAAGATTTGCAATTATTTCCAAAAATCAACAAAgtgaaaaaggattttttttttatcattcatAATTACATTGAAAAGACAAAGTCGAATCAAGTTAAAGTGATCAATCGAGactttacaaaaataaaaggcattATATTTCCAAAAAACAACTAAAAtgccttcttttttatataatttatgcaCAAACAATTCCTCCTCGAGAATTTCCATTACAAATTAATGGTTTATAAAGGTATTTATATGCCCACGTTGACATTGTCATTTTGGTAATTGTTTCAAACAATACGCTGATAGCCGCCACGTGtaaaatttttgttcaattgaTC encodes the following:
- the LOC119992970 gene encoding zinc-finger homeodomain protein 10-like, with protein sequence MEITPNTVGPKSPELDTETPTRIRPTKSFTNGVLKRHHLHHHQPVVVIYKDCQKNHAATLGGHALDGCGEFMSSPSATPTDPTSLKCAACGCHRNFHRRDPDDPLTPLPPNTTTTIVYQPHHRHHPPPPLQSVPQSGHRSPNSASPPPISSSYYPSAPHMLLALSGGISGPQDPTNFNQSGSPNTRKRFRTKFTQTQKEKMCEFAERVGWKMQKRDEDLVHEFCNEIGIAKGVLKVWMHNNKNTFGKRDVNGSRIDTAPTTAIAAANNNGNYENKVHGIEIHVGTNGSSSSS